A region from the Rutidosis leptorrhynchoides isolate AG116_Rl617_1_P2 unplaced genomic scaffold, CSIRO_AGI_Rlap_v1 contig418, whole genome shotgun sequence genome encodes:
- the LOC139883567 gene encoding serine hydroxymethyltransferase 6-like — protein MDLSESNSQANHHHLSLGFSSPPSPSIHNRSQIADDSIPLQLNSSHRNTHTAGQPPIPLQLLENRHHHVHNDVNGIHQNGAALGGGGGDANQRTGGEEEENVEEEEVEEFRILGHSMCLKRKREPQPQPSPSLSSNLDVRRAAVKAWGDQPLPIADPELFAILEKEGDRQYKGIELIASENFVCKAVMEALGSHLTNKYSEGMPGARYYVGNQFIDEIEIKCWERALAAFGLHPSTWGVNVQPYSCTSANFAVYTGLMLPGDRIMGLDTPSGGNTSHGYYTPNGRKVSGASIFFENLPYKVNPQTGYIDYDKLEERALDFRPKILICGGSSYPREWDYARFRQIADKCGAVLMCDMAQISGLIAAKECVSPFDYCDIVTSTTHKSLRGPRGGIIFYKKGPKPRKCGMLLNQGKESDQYDFEEKINFAVFPSLQGGPHNNHIAALAIALKQAATPEYKAYMHQVKVNAQALASALLKRKCRLVTGGTDNHLILWDLRPLGLTGKNYEKVCELCHMTLNKIAILGDNGTMTPGGVRIGTPAMTSRGCLEADFETIAELLLRAANVASMIQREHGKLQKTFLKGLENNKDILELRTRVEAFATQFAMPGFDV, from the exons ATGGATTTATCAGAGTCGAATTCTCAAGCCAACCACCACCATCTCTCTCTAGGATTTTCGTCTCCTCCATCGCCGTCGATCCACAACCGGTCACAAATCGCCGACGACTCAATCCCTCTTCAACTCAATTCAAGCCACCGGAACACCCACACAGCTGGACAGCCACCGATCCCTCTTCAGTTATTGGAGAATCGCCACCACCACGTCCACAACGATGTAAACGGTATTCATCAGAACGGAGCGGCACTCGGCGGAGGCGGCGGCGACGCTAACCAGCGGACaggaggagaagaagaagaaaacgttGAAGAAGAAGAAGTCGAAGAGTTTCGAATCTTAGGTCACTCTATGTGCTTGAAGCGAAAACGAGAACCTCAGCCGCAGCCGTCGCCTTCCTTGTCTTCGAATCTCGATGTGCGGAGAGCTGCTGTTAAAGCATGGGGAGATCAACCGCTGCCAATCGCCGATCCTGAACTTTTTGCTATTCTTGAGAAGGAAGGAGATCGGCAGTATAAAGGAATTGAGCTGATAGCTTCGGAGAATTTCGTGTGCAAGGCGGTTATGGAGGCGTTAGGTAGCCATTTGACGAATAAATACTCTGAAGGTATGCCAGGTGCAAGGTACTATGTTGGAAACCAATTCATTGATGAGATTGAAATCAAGTGCTGGGAGCGTGCATTAGCTGCTTTTGGTCTTCATCCATCCACCTGGGGCGTAAATGTACAGCCTTATTCATGTACGTCGGCGAATTTCGCGGTCTACACAGGATTGATGTTGCCTGGAGATAGAATAATGGGGCTCGACACTCCATCTGGAGGGAATACGAGTCATGGGTATTATACTCCAAATGGGAGGAAAGTGTCTGGAGCCTCCATTTTCTTTGAAAACTTGCCGTATAAGGTAAATCCACAGACAGGGTATATTGATTATGATAAGTTGGAGGAGAGAGCATTGGATTTTAGGCCTAAAATTTTGATTTGTGGTGGAAGTTCGTATCCAAGGGAGTGGGATTATGCTAGGTTTAGACAGATTGCAGATAAGTGTGGTGCTGTTTTGATGTGTGATATGGCCCAGATTAGTGGACTTATTGCTGCTAAG GAGTGCGTAAGTCCGTTTGACTACTGTGACATagttacttcaacaacccataaAAGCCTTCGAGGACCTAGGGGAGGTATAATTTTCTACAAGAAAGGTCCAAAGCCAAGAAAGTGTGGGATGCTTTTAAATCAAGGGAAGGAAAGTGACCAGTACGACTTCGAGGAAAAGATAAACTTTGCCGTTTTCCCATCTTTACAAGGTGGACCACATAATAATCACATTGCTGCTCTTGCCATAGCTTTGAAGCAAGCGGCCACTCCTGAGTACAAGGCATATATGCATCAGGTGAAAGTAAATGCTCAGGCTTTAGCATCGGCTTTGTTGAAAAGAAAATGCAGACTGGTAACTGGAGGCACAGATAACCATTTGATACTTTGGGATCTAAGACCACTGGGATTAACAG GTAAGAACTATGAGAAGGTCTGTGAGTTATGTCATATGACTCTAAATAAAATTGCAATTTTGGGTGACAATGGCACAATGACTCCTGGAGGAGTTAGAATCG GTACTCCTGCCATGACATCAAGAGGCTGCTTAGAAGCCGATTTCGAGACAATCGCAGAACTTCTCCTCAGAGCAGCAAATGTTGCCAGTATGATTCAGCGAGAGCATGGAAAGTTGCAAAAGACTTTTCTCAAGGGTCTCGAAAACAACAAGGACATTTTAGAACTCAGGACTCGTGTTGAAGCTTTTGCAACTCAGTTTGCAATGCCTGGTTTTGATGTTTGA
- the LOC139883568 gene encoding LOW QUALITY PROTEIN: proteinaceous RNase P 1, chloroplastic/mitochondrial-like (The sequence of the model RefSeq protein was modified relative to this genomic sequence to represent the inferred CDS: inserted 5 bases in 3 codons; substituted 1 base at 1 genomic stop codon) gives MLRGSLFAFSTSKTSNLFSYYYKVPTFTMCHTFCRPSLLSLHYCPPTMAKPISNIKACHRPIPKMMHLKNLSTSAASPIHNSQITSVAQTQSNNSKKKARRESPEGKLRRKLDMCSRHGDLVEALSLYDEAWNNGVNLSQQHYNXMLYLCSSNASKFGFEVFKHMVAEKVCPNEATFTNVARLAAALDDPDMAFDLVKQMKAFGIPPKLRSYGPALFGFCNKGDTDKAYEVDVHMSESGVIPEEPELSALXKLSADKNKVEKVYETLHRLRASVRQVSESTFGIIEEWFHSESATTAGMNAWDVSRVTDGILRGGGGWHGQGWLGGGKWKAVRTRMDENGVCQSCGEKLVCIDIDPGETENFATSLANLVCKKEVKGDFVSFQGWLRQHGLFDAVIDGANVGLVNQKNLSFNQLNNVVNQLRQMSLSKKLPLVILHRSRATGGPAQNPNNKKFLETWKRSGXLYSTPVGSNDDWYWLYAAVSSKCLLLTNDEMRDHLFQLLGTSFFPRWKEKYQIQLSVSREGVKLHLPPPYSIVIQESENGSWHVRTFSDNDLEXPRQWLCATRAPKSSL, from the exons ATGTTGCGAGGAAGCTTATTTGCATTCTCTACCTCGAAAACGTCTAATCTATTCTCGTACTACTATAAAGTTCCAACTTTTACAATGTGCCACACTTTTTGCCGGCCTTCTCTTTTGAGTCTTCATTACTGTCCTCCTACCATGGCAAAGCCGATTTCCAACATTAAAGCATGCCATCGTCCTATTCCCAAAATGATGCATCTCAAAAACTTATCCACCTCAGCAGCATCACCAATTCATAATTCGCAGATAACCTCTGTTGCTCAAACACAATCCAACAATTCAAAGAAGAAAGCACGCAGAGAATCACCAGAGGGTAAACTGAGACGCAAACTAGATATGTGCTCTAGGCATGGAGATCTTGTTGAAGCTCTCAGCCTATATGACGAGGCTTGGAATAACGGAGTCAACCTTAGCCAACAGCATTACA GCATGCTCTATTTATGCTCTTCTAATGCCTCAAAGTTTGGATTTGAGGTATTTAAGCATATGGTTGCCGAAAAAGTTTGTCCGAATGAGGCTACTTTCACTAACGTTGCCAGACTTGCAGCCGCACTGGACGACCCGGATATGGCGTTCGATCTGGTGAAGCAGATGAAGGCTTTCGGTATCCCGCCGAAGTTGAGGTCATATGGACCGGCATTGTTTGGTTTCTGTAATAAGGGAGATACAGACAAAGCTTATGAAGTAGACGTCCACATGTCAGAATCTGGGGTGATTCCTGAAGAGCCTGAGCTTTCTGCTCTGTGAAAACTTAGTGCTGATAAGAATAAGGTGGAAAAGGTCTACGAGACGTTGCATAGATTACGTGCCTCGGTGAGACAGGTCTCTGAGTCTACTTTTGGAATTATTGAGGAATGGTTTCACTCAGAGAGTGCTACGACGGCGGGAATGAATGCATGGGACGTCAGCAGGGTTACAGATGGAATTTTGAGGGGCGGTGGAGGGTGGCACGGCCAAGGATGGCTAGGTGGTGGGAAGTGGAAGGCGGTGAGGACTCGTATGGATGAAAATGGTGTGTGTCAGTCTTGTGGTGAGAAACTTGTTTGTATTGATATTGATCCAGGAGAGACAGAGAATTTTGCCACTTCATTGGCTAACTTAGTCTGTAAAAAGGAAGTGAAGGGCGATTTTGTTAGTTTCCAG GGATGGCTACGTCAGCATGGTCTATTTGATGCAGTTATTGATGGCGCCAATGTTGGACTTGTCAATCAGAAAAATTTAAGCTTCAACCAG CTTAATAATGTTGTAAATCAACTGCGTCAAATGAGTCTGTCGAAGAAGTTACCACTTGTCATTTTGCATAGAAGCCGGGCAACTGGTGGTCCGGCGCAGAATCCTAATAACAAGAAGTTCTTAGAAACTTGGAAAAGATCTGG ATTGTATTCTACTCCAGTCGGTTCAAATGATGATTG GTATTGGCTGTATGCTGCTGTTAGTTCAAAATGTTTATTGTTAACAAACGACGAAATGAGAGACCATTTGTTCCAGTTGCTTGGGACTTCCTTCTTCCCCAGATGGAAAGAAAAATATCAG ATTCAACTTTCTGTCTCGAGGGAGGGAGTTAAGTTACACTTGCCGCCGCCATACTCTATAGTTATCCAG GAGTCGGAAAATGGCAGTTGGCATGTACGCACGTTCTCAGACAATGATTTAGA ACCAAGGCAGTGGCTGTGTGCAACCAGAGCACCAAAAAGCTCTCTGTGA
- the LOC139883565 gene encoding TMV resistance protein N-like gives MASPSTNNRSSSSSSSSSTTRYKYDVFVSFRGDTRKNFADHFFAALQRNGIYAFRDDQKLGRGKFIGFDLFKAIEESRIAIILFSATYASSTWCLGELAKIMECMKEMGQIVMTIFYDVDPSQVRKQAGCFKEAFSKHEEAFKEDPEIVRRWRAAMSEAANLSGFHLQDGHESIFIKDIVKVILGHLGHILPTASGDYIGLDWPINELISSHICLGNDDIRFVGIHGMGGIGKTTLAKVVFDQLSVYFDGSCFLANVREISENGRNLISLQQQLVSDILEESGFRICNVHNGINTIKSRLCQQKVLVIIDDVDHIEQLRKLAGNRDWFGLGSKIIITTRDKHVLVAHGVDNIYSVECLNNVDALQLFSMKAFKTDSPLDGYLELCQRVIRYADGLPLALEILGSFMCGRSKDEWIDALERLQEDSEKEIIDRLQISFDGLNEKEKSIFLDIAFFFRGQNKDYVTKILDSCGFRPSIGMKVLIERCLIHVSEEGKVSMHDLLHEMAQQIVKKESSKEFGRRSRLVNVAETSFVLLRNTGSEAIEGIIHDFPGPENIKLNAKAFSDMKNLRVLKISGVSLPHGLSYLSDEIRFLDWMEYPLKYFPPSFNPMKIAALNLHRSQIRHLWDGMKPFNKLKFIDMSHSRYLVKTPDFTGVPNLETLILEGCIRLSKVHPSIGDLRRLILLNLRDCVGVVSLPDFNNLESLEVFILAGCSKLKKFPTINSEMESLKELNLSGTTIENFPLSNFHMMKNLEILFARGWKGSSPTSRQLLSLFRIEQHVPFRLHLFSGLCSLMDLDLSYCNLEEGDIPDHLDGLSSLRFIDLSGNYFVNLPSSIIRLPKLLFLNLTECKRIKSLPKIPPRIAFTWTGPCLLASEKSNISSLWKFKTMMRTFLPNNSFPTRSSLVCSLGNGPSLVMEQCPPFLGVDARESEIPEWFSNQSEGNSINVEVPKSSENNEFLGLCFCCIVFIHDDNQPVPLNETWCSITVESVFLRHEYWRKLQVMSDYICMICVPRHSPLLGENYERYFNQEIKFSFPSGRPSVEVKRCAVRYEQATLIQRPPPHSQCPASWSGPPPSFLKLKYDAVFVFGSGHKSFGFAARDANGSLVHAEMGLLGAAEDCSLCIALHAAWRAVSWAASMDIPCCFSHLEDSISMNYNAWKMIGKLANIKSAQLIDISKSSKDCKGFLPIA, from the exons ATGGCTTCACCGAGCACCAATAAtagatcttcttcttcttcttcttcttcttctactacACGTTATAAATATGATGTTTTCGTGAGTTTTAGAGGGGACACTCGAAAGAATTTTGCAGATCATTTCTTTGCAGCTTTGCAACGGAACGGAATTTATGCTTTTAGAGATGATCAGAAACTTGGAAGAGGGAAATTCATCGGTTTTGATCTTTTCAAAGCGATTGAAGAATCTAGGATTGCGATTATCCTTTTTTCGGCCACTTATGCCAGCTCTACTTGGTGTTTGGGTGAACTTGCCAAGATTATGGAATGCATGAAGGAGATGGGACAAATAGTTATGACAATCTTTTATGATGTTGATCCATCACAAGTAAGAAAACAAGCCGGATGCTTCAAGGAAGCCTTTTCGAAACACGAAGAAGCTTTTAAGGAGGATCCTGAAATAGTACGGAGATGGAGAGCAGCTATGAGTGAAGCAGCAAACCTAAGTGGGTTTCATTTACAAGATGG GCACGAATCAATTTTTATCAAGGATATTGTCAAAGTGATATTAGGTCACTTGGGTCACATACTTCCAACTGCTAGTGGAGACTATATTGGATTAGATTGGCCAATAAATGAACTAATAAGTTCGCACATTTGTCTGGGTAATGATGATATTCGGTTTGTTGGTATTCATGGAATGGGTGGTATAGGGAAGACAACTTTAGCAAAAGTTGTTTTTGATCAACTGTCTGTCTATTTTGACGGAAGTTGTTTTCTAGCAAATGTCAGAGAAATTTCGGAAAATGGCCGAAATTTAATTTCCTTGCAACAACAACTTGTTTCTGACATTTTGGAAGAGAGTGGTTTTCGAATCTGCAATGTTCATAATGGTATTAACACTATAAAAAGCAGGTTATGTCAACAAAAGGTTCTTGTTATCATTGATGATGTGGATCACATCGAACAATTAAGGAAACTTGCCGGAAATCGTGATTGGTTTGGCTTGGGAAGCAAGATCATTATAACTACAAGAGACAAGCATGTCCTTGTTGCACACGGAGTTGATAACATCTATAGCGTTGAATGCTTGAACAATGTTGACGCTCTCCAACTTTTCAGTATGAAAGCCTTTAAAACAGACAGTCCTCTTGATGGTTATCTAGAGCTATGTCAGCGGGTAATACGTTATGCAGACGGCCTTCCGTTGGCTCTTGAGATTCTAGGATCTTTTATGTGTGGTCGAAGTAAAGATGAGTGGATTGATGCATTGGAACGCCTTCAAGAGGATTCTGAGAAAGAAATTATTGATAGGCTTCAAATATCTTTTGATGGATTGAATGAAAAAGAGAAAAGTATATTTTTAGATATCGCCTTTTTCTTTAGAGGGCAAAACAAAGATTATGTCACAAAAATACTTGACAGTTGTGGTTTCCGGCCAAGTATTGGAATGAAAGTGCTCATTGAGAGGTGCTTAATACATGTGTCAGAGGAGGGGAAAGTATCAATGCACGACTTGTTGCATGAAATGGCTCAACAAATTGTCAAAAAGGAATCGTCTAAGGAGTTTGGTAGACGAAGTAGGTTAGTGAATGTAGCAGAGACTAGTTTTGTGCTGTTGAGGAATACG GGATCAGAAGCAATTGAAGGCATCATCCATGATTTTCCAGGACCAGAAAATATCAAATTGAATGCCAAAGCTTTTTCTGACATGAAAAATTTAAGGGTACTCAAAATCTCTGGTGTCTCACTTCCACATGGCCTTAGTTACCTTTCTGACGAAATACGGTTTCTTGACTGGATGGAATATCCATTGAAATATTTTCCGCCAAGTTTTAATCCAATGAAAATTGCAGCCCTTAACCTCCACCGTAGTCAGATTCGACATTTATGGGACGGAATGAAG CCTTTCAACAAGTTGAAATTCATTGATATGAGTCATTCTCGATACTTAGTCAAGACTCCGGATTTTACGGGTGTCCCAAACCTCGAAACCCTGATTCTAGAAGGTTGTATAAGGCTATCAAAAGTCCACCCGTCTATTGGAGATCTAAGGAGGCTTATTTTGTTGAACTTGAGAGATTGTGTAGGCGTTGTCAGCTTACCAGACTTCAATAATTTGGAATCACTTGAAGTTTTCATACTTGCCGGATGCTCAAAACTCAAGAAGTTTCCCACGATCAATAGTGAAATGGAATCTTTAAAGGAGCTTAATCTAAGTGGAACCACAATTGAAAACTTTCCCCTTTCCAATTTCCAtatgatgaaaaatcttgaaataTTATTCGCTCGTGGATGGAAAGGAAGCTCGCCCACATCTCGGCAATTGCTCTCTCTGTTCAGAATAGAACAACATGTGCCTTTCAGGTTGCATTTGTTCTCAGGTTTGTGTTCATTGATGGATTTGGATCTAAGCTATTGCAATCTTGAAGAAGGAGACATCCCCGATCATCTTGATGGCCTATCCTCATTGAGATTTATAGACCTTAGTGGCAACTATTTTGTTAACCTGCCCTCAAGCATTATTCGCCTTCCAAAATTGTTGTTTTTGAACTTAACAGAGTGTAAGAGGATAAAATCATTGCCAAAGATTCCACCTAGGATCGCTTTTACTTGGACAGGCCCTTGCCTGTTGGCATCAGAGAAGTCCAATATTTCAAGTTTGTGGAAATTTAAAACCATGATGAGAACATTTCTCCCGAATAATTCATTTCCCACACGGTCTAGCTTAGTCTGTAGTCTAGGAAATGGTCCCTCTTTGGTGATGGAGCAATGTCCACCGTTCTTGGGTGTTGATGCTCGAGAAAGTGAAATTCCCGAGTGGTTTAGCAATCAGAGTGAAGGGAATTCCATTAATGTGGAAGTGCCGAAAAGTAGTGAGAACAATGAATTTCTCGGACTTTGTTTTTGCTGCATCGTTTTCATTCATGATGATAATCAACCAGTCCCCTTAAATGAAACATGGTGTAGCATCACAGTCGAGAGTGTTTTCTTACGCCACGAATATTGGAGAAAGCTTCAAGTTATGTCTGATTACATTTGCATGATTTGTGTCCCTCGACACTCACCGCTCCTTGGAGAAAATTATGAAAGATACTTCAATCAAGAAATTAAGTTTTCATTTCCATCTGGTCGTCCTAGCGTTGAAGTGAAAAGGTGTGCAGTTCGG TACGAGCAGGCCACCTTGATCCAGCGTCCTCCTCCCCATTCTCAATGTCCGGCTTCGTGGAGCGGGCCTCCTCCTAGTTTTCTCAAGCTGAAGTATGATGCCGTATTTGTCTTCGGTTCTGGGCATAAGAGCTTTGGTTTTGCAGCTAGAGATGCTAATGGCTCACTTGTCCATGCTGAAATGGGTCTCCTAGGAGCAGCTGAAGATTGTTCCTTGTGCATTGCCTTGCATGCGGCATGGCGTGCTGTGTCGTGGGCAGCAAGCATGGATATTCCCTGCTG CTTCAGTCATTTGGAGGATTCAATTTCAATGAATTATAATGCCTGGAAAATGATCGGAAAGTTGGCAAATATAAAAAGTGCACAGTTAATCGACATTTCCAAGTCCTCTAAAGATTGCAAAGGATTCCTTCCAATCGCCTGA